One Pyrus communis chromosome 13, drPyrComm1.1, whole genome shotgun sequence genomic window carries:
- the LOC137713557 gene encoding uncharacterized protein — MRYVKPLNLFQDLVKANALERGRLLGLDVGDKYVGVAVSDLHNKIASPLSVLLRKKSNIGLMAADFQSLISELSLVGFIVGYPFDRQKGTPDAVQVKLFIDDLSKTRKLEGLKYTYWDEGFTSKNVELLLKPLNLPPVQSKTIMDKFAAVGILQGYLDYVNRELKSDVTQ; from the exons ATGAGGTACGTGAAGCCGCTGAACTTGTTCCAGGATCTGGTCAAGGCCAATGCTCTGGAACGCGGGCGGTTGCTGGGTTTGGACGTCGGCGACAAGTACGTCGGCGTAGCCGTTTCGGATCTTCATAACAAGATTGCGTCGCCCTTGAG TGTTCTGTTGAGGAAGAAATCAAATATTGGTTTGATGGCTGCCGATTTTCAGAGTTTg ATTTCTGAGCTTTCTCTGGTGGGCTTCATTGTTGGATACCCGTTCGACAGACAAAAAGGGACTCCTGAT GCTGTCCAAGTGAAGCTTTTCATTGACGACCTCTCTAAGACAAGAAAACTGGAAGGCTTAAAGTATACATATTGGGACGAGGGATTTACATCAAAG AATGTGGAACTACTGTTGAAGCCTTTGAATCTGCCTCCAGTTCAGTCCAAGACAATTATGGACAAGTTTGCTGCTGTCGGTATACTCCAG GGATACTTGGATTATGTGAACAGAGAGCTGAAGTCTGACGTCACTCAGTAA